Proteins encoded together in one Myxococcales bacterium window:
- the menC gene encoding o-succinylbenzoate synthase, with protein MTFKVDEVRLSIVRMRLVVPFRASTHGADELLHILVRLRSGDVVGWGEVSTTNDPYYLGETTDLAWGMLSDFLVPKVLGKTFSTVEEFRRLYSVVKGNTFAKAGLEAAAWDVVTQAKGVSLASALGGTRTEITSGVALGMEEEARLYELIDDYVAQGYRRVKLKIAPGKDVKVIEGVRRRFPDLPIMADANSAYTLADVDALRALDEFGLTMIEQPLAYDDFVDHAKLQSLIATPVCLDESIRSLNDAKTALALGSCKIVNIKVARVGGLLEAKAIHDLFHAADVPVWCGGMHDYGVGRAANIAISSLPGFSIPGDISGFDKYFTEDLVEPEIRADRGAIAVPDRPGIGYRPVEERVAARTVRSRTFTPE; from the coding sequence ATGACCTTCAAAGTCGACGAGGTTCGCCTCTCCATCGTACGCATGCGTCTCGTCGTTCCGTTTCGGGCGAGCACGCACGGCGCCGACGAGCTCCTCCACATCCTCGTGCGCCTCCGCTCCGGAGACGTCGTGGGGTGGGGCGAGGTCTCGACCACTAACGACCCCTACTACCTCGGCGAGACGACCGATCTGGCTTGGGGAATGCTGTCGGACTTCCTCGTCCCCAAGGTGCTCGGAAAGACGTTCTCGACCGTCGAGGAGTTTCGCCGGCTCTACTCCGTCGTGAAGGGGAACACGTTCGCGAAGGCCGGTCTCGAGGCTGCGGCGTGGGACGTCGTGACTCAGGCCAAGGGCGTCTCGCTCGCCAGCGCGCTCGGCGGTACGCGGACGGAGATAACCTCCGGTGTGGCGCTCGGCATGGAAGAGGAGGCCCGCCTCTACGAGCTCATCGACGACTACGTGGCGCAAGGGTACCGCCGCGTGAAGCTCAAGATCGCCCCTGGAAAGGACGTGAAGGTCATCGAGGGGGTGCGGAGGCGCTTCCCCGATCTGCCCATCATGGCCGACGCGAACTCGGCGTACACCCTGGCCGACGTCGACGCTCTGCGCGCTCTCGACGAGTTCGGTCTCACCATGATCGAGCAGCCCCTCGCATACGACGACTTCGTCGATCACGCGAAGCTCCAGAGCCTCATCGCGACCCCCGTCTGCCTCGACGAGAGCATTCGGTCCCTGAACGACGCCAAGACCGCGCTCGCGCTCGGCTCCTGCAAGATCGTGAACATCAAGGTCGCTCGTGTCGGGGGGCTGCTCGAGGCCAAGGCCATCCACGACCTTTTCCACGCGGCCGACGTGCCCGTGTGGTGCGGGGGCATGCACGACTACGGGGTAGGGCGCGCTGCCAACATCGCGATCTCGTCTCTCCCTGGGTTCAGCATTCCGGGCGACATCTCGGGGTTCGACAAGTACTTCACCGAGGATCTCGTCGAGCCCGAGATTCGCGCGGACCGCGGCGCGATCGCCGTGCCCGATCGCCCGGGGATCGGCTACCGCCCCGTCGAGGAGCGCGTCGCCGCGAGGACCGTTCGTTCGCGCACGTTCACCCCGGAGTGA
- a CDS encoding FAD-dependent oxidoreductase: MASYTDVRDRANLGFVVEEPKTTPVLGSFDLVVLGGGPSGVSAALAGAERGLKVALVERYGFLGGMATAASVSNFCGLYANVGGDVRQVVHGFADRVLEGLRRRDALATPHSVLGKTLAVAYDAAVYRCLLDELLVKAKVELHLHALAVGCAVRDGGLSGLFIETKSGRGFLAGKTFVDASGDADLATWAGVRTENGIDSGYLAYPTLMFRVGNVDGPRAKAEGKPKIREKMAAYAARTGVRFPRVAAYVNPQPHDSEWRVNATQISFDGGPLDATRHAHLRYAEVEGRRQVLELFDFLRSDLPGFEKAYLLDIAPQIGVRETRRIVGAYVLTGEDVLRCRRFTDSIGVNGWPVERHVRGDVDWQWLDEAGYHQIPFRAMVPDGVTNLLVAGRCASTTQDGQASLRVSGPCYQMGEAAGVASALSLESGCPVGSVDVGSLQSALVDRGANLG; the protein is encoded by the coding sequence ATGGCCTCGTATACCGACGTTCGCGATCGCGCCAACCTTGGCTTCGTCGTCGAGGAGCCCAAGACGACGCCTGTCCTGGGATCGTTCGATCTCGTGGTGCTGGGCGGCGGCCCCTCCGGGGTGTCTGCGGCGTTGGCCGGGGCCGAACGTGGCCTGAAGGTCGCTCTGGTCGAGCGTTATGGCTTCCTCGGGGGCATGGCCACGGCCGCCTCGGTGAGCAACTTCTGTGGTCTGTATGCCAATGTCGGAGGCGACGTCCGCCAGGTCGTCCACGGCTTCGCGGATCGGGTCCTCGAAGGCCTGCGGCGTCGCGATGCGCTCGCCACCCCTCACTCGGTCCTCGGGAAGACGCTCGCGGTGGCGTACGACGCCGCCGTCTACCGTTGCCTCCTCGACGAGTTGCTGGTGAAGGCCAAGGTCGAGCTTCACCTGCACGCGCTGGCGGTCGGCTGCGCGGTGCGGGACGGGGGCTTGTCGGGCCTCTTCATCGAGACCAAGTCGGGGCGCGGGTTCCTCGCGGGGAAGACGTTCGTGGACGCCTCGGGCGACGCCGACCTCGCGACGTGGGCGGGGGTGCGCACCGAGAACGGCATCGACTCCGGCTATCTCGCGTATCCCACACTGATGTTCCGCGTAGGCAACGTCGACGGTCCGCGCGCGAAGGCCGAAGGCAAGCCGAAAATTCGGGAGAAGATGGCGGCCTATGCCGCGCGGACCGGCGTTCGGTTCCCTCGTGTCGCGGCGTACGTCAACCCGCAACCGCACGACTCGGAGTGGCGCGTCAACGCGACCCAAATCTCCTTCGATGGTGGCCCACTCGATGCCACACGCCACGCCCATCTCCGCTACGCCGAGGTGGAAGGGCGCCGCCAGGTCCTCGAGCTCTTCGACTTCCTCCGCTCGGATCTCCCGGGCTTCGAGAAGGCGTATCTTCTCGATATCGCACCGCAAATTGGTGTTCGTGAGACGCGCCGCATCGTCGGCGCGTACGTGCTCACCGGGGAGGACGTCCTGCGCTGTAGGCGCTTCACCGACAGCATCGGTGTGAACGGGTGGCCGGTCGAGCGGCACGTGCGCGGAGACGTCGACTGGCAGTGGCTCGACGAGGCCGGCTACCACCAGATTCCATTTCGAGCGATGGTTCCGGATGGGGTGACGAACCTCCTCGTCGCCGGCCGCTGTGCGTCGACGACGCAGGATGGTCAGGCCTCCCTCCGGGTCTCGGGTCCTTGTTACCAAATGGGGGAGGCCGCCGGGGTCGCGTCCGCCCTCTCCCTCGAGAGCGGGTGCCCTGTCGGCTCGGTCGACGTGGGGAGCCTTCAGTCTGCCCTTGTCGACCGAGGTGCCAATCTTGGATGA